The following proteins are co-located in the Anaerolineales bacterium genome:
- a CDS encoding 2-oxo acid dehydrogenase subunit E2, with protein MATKLLMPLLGEAVTDATITKWLKKVGDKVDEYEPILEVNTDKVDTEIPSPTSGEILAEYAGEGEVVKVGSVLAWIGQPGEAIPEEGATPPKPAAAAQPVSQPTPQAAVAPAATGQAQPAQPRELGFISPVVAKMAAEQNIDLSRVPGTGMGGRITKKDIEKYLETRSQEPAAPTTTTQALQAAPTPPAPSPTIITPAISSLAGSYTTRPQTPIRKAIAEHMVMSKQVAPHVSTIMEVDMTRVVAHRAANKEAYSAQEVNLTFTAYFVLASVAALKAYPLVNSSWSEEGVRLFNDINIGMAVSMGEEGLIVPVIRGADNLSLLGVARIVNDLAAKARSHKLQTDEVKGGTFTITNHGVTGSLFATPIINQPQCAILGVGAIQKHPVVLSLPELGDVIAIRPMMYLSLTFDHRIIDGAIADYFLARVVETLRDWA; from the coding sequence ATGGCTACGAAATTACTGATGCCATTATTGGGCGAGGCGGTCACCGACGCCACGATTACCAAGTGGCTTAAAAAAGTCGGCGATAAGGTGGATGAATACGAGCCGATACTCGAAGTAAACACCGACAAGGTCGACACTGAAATCCCCAGCCCAACCTCGGGTGAGATCCTGGCAGAATACGCTGGCGAGGGGGAGGTGGTCAAAGTCGGGTCTGTTTTAGCCTGGATCGGTCAACCTGGAGAGGCTATCCCGGAAGAAGGAGCAACGCCCCCGAAACCTGCAGCAGCAGCACAACCCGTCAGCCAACCAACACCGCAGGCTGCTGTTGCTCCAGCTGCCACAGGCCAGGCTCAACCTGCTCAACCGCGTGAGCTTGGCTTTATCTCACCGGTCGTTGCCAAGATGGCAGCTGAACAAAATATTGACCTGTCAAGAGTACCTGGAACGGGGATGGGCGGGCGTATCACCAAAAAAGATATTGAGAAATACCTGGAAACTCGTTCGCAAGAGCCTGCAGCCCCAACAACTACTACGCAAGCGCTCCAGGCTGCACCCACCCCACCCGCTCCGAGTCCAACCATAATTACACCAGCCATCTCGAGCCTTGCCGGATCTTATACCACCCGACCACAGACACCCATCCGCAAGGCAATTGCCGAGCACATGGTGATGAGCAAGCAGGTCGCACCGCATGTATCCACGATCATGGAAGTGGATATGACCCGCGTCGTTGCTCACCGTGCAGCGAATAAGGAAGCCTATTCAGCCCAGGAGGTGAACCTGACCTTTACCGCCTATTTCGTTCTGGCTTCGGTGGCAGCCTTGAAAGCCTATCCCCTGGTAAATTCTTCCTGGTCGGAGGAAGGTGTCAGGCTATTTAATGATATTAATATCGGCATGGCCGTATCGATGGGCGAGGAAGGCCTGATCGTCCCGGTGATCCGTGGCGCTGATAACCTCTCCCTGCTAGGCGTCGCCAGGATCGTCAATGACCTGGCTGCCAAGGCACGGTCGCATAAGCTGCAGACCGATGAAGTAAAAGGTGGCACATTCACCATTACCAACCACGGTGTGACCGGCTCACTATTTGCCACGCCCATCATTAACCAACCGCAGTGTGCCATCCTGGGTGTGGGCGCCATTCAGAAACACCCGGTAGTGCTCAGCCTGCCTGAGCTCGGTGATGTCATCGCCATCCGTCCGATGATGTACCTGTCGCTCACCTTCGATCATCGCATTATCGATGGGGCAATCGCCGACTACTTCCTCGCCAGGGTAGTGGAGACTTTGCGGGATTGGGCCTGA
- the lpdA gene encoding dihydrolipoyl dehydrogenase, which produces MENFDVVVVGAGPAGYVCAIRSAQLGLKTAIVDKQWLGGVCLNVGCIPSKALLRNAEVAHILRERSKEFGFSFENLNLDYSVAVKRSRQVSDRLTKGVGFLMKKNNITVYMGKAKVSSADMVIVTDSEGKLSELKAKNIVIATGATTMVPPAWKVDGTKIVTYLEAILQPTLPKSAIIIGAGAIGVEFATIWSSYGVPVTIVEMLPRLVPLEDEEVSAELAKAFAKRKINILVGHRVESLQATDAGVTLQAAGESGPVTLQAEQALVAIGFRPNSPELGLEGVGVKLSEKGAIEIDERMATNISGIWAVGDVTAKLMLAHVGSAQGIICAENIAGAETIQLNYEMMPRATYCQPQVASFGLTESQAKERGYEVKVGRFPFQANGKALGLGDYTGWVKLIIDAKYGEILGGHMIGPEVTELLPELTIAQMMELTTAEIARNVHAHPTLSETLMEAAHAAEGHAIHI; this is translated from the coding sequence ATGGAAAATTTTGATGTCGTCGTCGTTGGGGCTGGCCCCGCCGGGTATGTATGTGCCATACGTTCAGCGCAATTAGGACTAAAAACTGCCATTGTCGATAAGCAGTGGCTGGGTGGTGTGTGTTTAAATGTTGGCTGTATCCCATCCAAGGCGTTGTTGAGGAATGCTGAAGTCGCCCATATCCTGCGCGAGCGTAGCAAAGAGTTTGGCTTTTCATTCGAGAACCTGAACCTTGATTACAGCGTGGCGGTCAAGCGCAGCCGCCAGGTATCGGACCGCCTCACCAAGGGCGTGGGTTTTCTGATGAAGAAGAACAACATCACGGTTTATATGGGCAAGGCCAAAGTATCTTCCGCTGATATGGTTATTGTCACCGATAGTGAAGGTAAATTGTCCGAGCTCAAGGCCAAGAACATCGTTATCGCCACTGGAGCTACCACGATGGTACCTCCCGCCTGGAAAGTAGATGGCACTAAAATCGTGACCTATCTGGAAGCAATCCTCCAGCCTACCTTACCTAAATCAGCCATCATCATCGGTGCCGGTGCCATCGGAGTTGAATTTGCCACCATTTGGAGCTCTTATGGTGTGCCGGTGACGATCGTGGAAATGCTGCCGCGCCTTGTACCTCTCGAAGACGAAGAGGTCAGTGCGGAGCTCGCCAAGGCTTTTGCCAAGCGTAAAATAAATATCCTGGTTGGGCATCGGGTTGAATCTCTGCAGGCCACCGATGCAGGCGTCACCCTGCAAGCAGCTGGTGAAAGCGGACCGGTCACCCTGCAGGCTGAGCAAGCACTGGTTGCCATTGGTTTTCGTCCAAATTCGCCTGAGCTTGGCCTGGAAGGGGTGGGCGTTAAGCTCAGCGAAAAGGGTGCGATCGAGATAGATGAACGTATGGCAACCAATATCTCCGGGATATGGGCGGTTGGCGATGTAACCGCAAAGCTGATGCTGGCTCACGTGGGATCGGCCCAAGGCATCATCTGCGCTGAGAACATCGCTGGCGCAGAGACAATCCAGTTGAACTATGAGATGATGCCACGCGCTACCTATTGCCAACCGCAGGTAGCATCATTTGGCCTCACCGAAAGCCAAGCCAAGGAGCGTGGCTATGAAGTAAAAGTGGGGCGTTTTCCCTTCCAGGCCAATGGCAAAGCCCTGGGTTTGGGCGATTATACCGGCTGGGTGAAACTGATCATCGACGCGAAATATGGTGAGATCCTGGGTGGTCACATGATCGGCCCTGAAGTGACCGAGTTGCTGCCTGAGCTGACCATCGCTCAGATGATGGAGCTAACCACGGCTGAAATTGCCCGCAATGTCCATGCCCACCCAACCTTGAGTGAAACCCTTATGGAAGCAGCTCATGCTGCAGAAGGACACGCCATTCACATTTAG
- a CDS encoding DNA-binding response regulator — MTKIRTLLADDHTILRDGIRIILEVQPDICVVGEAQDGREAVKLTSQLHPDVVLMDIAMPLLNGLEATRQIRQANPQVKILILTMHENEDYIRQALAYGAVGYLLKDATAAELVAAVRAVYKGEAVLSPPVTRLVVENYLRWGDLQKDTSSDGLSPREREILQLIAEGYTNKQISDILSISIKTVQTHRMNLMSKLGLHDRAELIKYAIQRKIIDI, encoded by the coding sequence ATGACAAAAATCCGCACCTTACTCGCTGACGACCACACGATCTTGCGTGATGGCATCCGGATAATATTGGAAGTCCAGCCAGATATTTGTGTCGTTGGTGAAGCTCAGGATGGCCGGGAGGCGGTGAAGTTAACCAGCCAGCTCCACCCTGATGTTGTTCTGATGGATATTGCCATGCCGTTATTAAATGGATTGGAGGCCACACGTCAGATTCGGCAGGCCAATCCCCAGGTAAAAATCCTCATCCTTACCATGCATGAAAACGAAGATTATATACGCCAGGCATTGGCATATGGTGCCGTGGGGTATTTGCTCAAGGATGCGACTGCAGCTGAATTAGTAGCCGCAGTCCGCGCAGTATATAAAGGGGAGGCGGTCCTTTCTCCACCCGTGACCCGGCTGGTTGTTGAGAACTATCTGCGCTGGGGAGACCTTCAAAAGGACACCTCTAGCGATGGTTTAAGCCCGCGCGAGCGTGAAATCCTTCAGCTGATTGCTGAAGGGTATACCAATAAACAAATCTCAGATATCCTGTCTATCTCCATCAAAACCGTGCAAACCCACCGCATGAACCTGATGTCGAAGTTGGGCTTGCATGACCGCGCAGAACTCATTAAGTACGCAATCCAACGAAAAATCATCGATATCTAA
- a CDS encoding aldehyde ferredoxin oxidoreductase: protein MWILRVNMNDQSYRVEQLPEAYKFLAGRALTSTIIAEEVPPLCHPLGNNNKVVFSPGIVTGTPAPTSARISVGAKSPLTGGIKESNAGTAWGSDLADLNIRALILEGQPHQNGDYWGLHLSYDKKSAKPKVKFFNATRYTNQPLAKVFPKLYQRFGKTVAIGGCGIAGERGYANSGIVFNDLAGRATRYAGRGGMGAVLGSKRVKFIILDCKGAPGVKMANPDLFEQGRKKITESIQTHDLTKPKGALNTYGTAVLINILNEAGGLPTRNFTDGRFEGAAKIAGEAIFEGNKQRLGKELYNHACSPGCIIQCSNTWYKADGSEHVSCVEYESDWALGADCGIDNLDDIAEMVRLCNDYGLDTIETGTTLAVAMQAGVIPFGDGNGAIKLVKEMGKGTPLGRVLGSGTDVTGKVYGLTHVPTVKGQSMPAYEPRAVKGIGVTYATTPMGADHTAGYTIAPEIIGVAGKVDPLTSDGKAELSRAFQAATAFIDSSGHCLFIAFPILDIVAGFEGMVEECNGVLGTSWTTADVAKYGDAVLKKERQFNKAAGIGTGADRVPEFMKTEPLPPHNQVFEVTDEALDSVFTNL, encoded by the coding sequence ATGTGGATTCTCCGGGTTAACATGAATGATCAGTCTTACAGGGTGGAGCAATTACCAGAAGCGTACAAGTTCTTGGCCGGGCGAGCACTCACCTCAACCATCATTGCAGAAGAAGTCCCGCCTCTCTGCCATCCATTGGGAAACAACAATAAAGTCGTTTTTTCACCTGGGATCGTTACCGGTACTCCAGCCCCCACCTCTGCCCGTATCTCTGTGGGTGCTAAATCTCCCCTCACGGGAGGAATCAAGGAATCCAATGCGGGTACAGCCTGGGGTTCTGATCTGGCAGACCTTAACATCCGGGCGTTGATCCTCGAGGGGCAACCACACCAAAATGGAGATTATTGGGGATTACATCTCTCGTATGATAAGAAATCCGCTAAACCAAAAGTAAAATTTTTCAATGCGACCAGATATACCAATCAACCGCTTGCCAAAGTATTTCCAAAACTTTACCAGCGCTTTGGAAAAACTGTCGCAATTGGTGGTTGTGGTATTGCCGGTGAACGCGGTTATGCAAATTCAGGCATCGTATTCAACGACCTGGCGGGACGTGCCACTCGCTATGCAGGCCGAGGCGGCATGGGAGCAGTCCTGGGAAGCAAACGCGTAAAGTTCATAATTCTTGATTGTAAAGGTGCTCCGGGAGTAAAGATGGCGAATCCTGACCTGTTCGAACAGGGCAGGAAGAAGATCACTGAATCAATCCAAACCCATGACCTGACAAAGCCTAAGGGAGCCCTGAATACCTATGGAACAGCCGTCCTAATCAACATTCTGAATGAGGCCGGTGGCTTACCTACCCGTAATTTCACCGATGGGCGTTTTGAAGGTGCGGCCAAGATAGCCGGTGAAGCAATTTTCGAAGGCAATAAGCAGAGACTGGGCAAGGAGCTGTACAACCACGCGTGCAGCCCCGGTTGCATCATCCAATGCTCAAACACGTGGTATAAGGCAGATGGCTCGGAGCATGTTTCCTGCGTTGAATATGAATCTGATTGGGCATTAGGCGCTGATTGCGGCATTGACAATCTTGATGATATTGCCGAAATGGTTCGCCTGTGCAATGATTACGGCCTGGATACCATTGAGACGGGTACAACCCTGGCGGTTGCCATGCAAGCTGGCGTGATTCCCTTTGGAGATGGAAATGGTGCCATCAAGCTCGTTAAAGAAATGGGCAAAGGCACTCCCCTCGGGCGCGTCTTAGGTAGTGGGACGGATGTCACCGGTAAAGTATATGGGTTAACCCACGTGCCTACCGTGAAAGGCCAATCTATGCCAGCTTATGAGCCGCGCGCTGTAAAGGGCATCGGCGTCACCTATGCCACTACTCCCATGGGTGCCGATCACACGGCAGGCTATACCATCGCTCCGGAAATTATCGGTGTAGCCGGAAAAGTTGATCCCCTCACCTCAGATGGCAAGGCTGAGCTCAGCCGTGCTTTCCAGGCAGCCACTGCGTTTATCGATTCTTCCGGGCATTGCCTGTTCATCGCCTTCCCGATTTTGGATATCGTGGCTGGTTTTGAAGGCATGGTGGAAGAATGCAATGGGGTGCTTGGCACAAGCTGGACCACTGCCGATGTTGCGAAATACGGCGATGCTGTCCTTAAAAAGGAGCGCCAGTTTAACAAAGCTGCTGGTATCGGAACGGGGGCTGACCGGGTTCCTGAGTTTATGAAGACTGAGCCGCTTCCACCTCATAATCAGGTCTTCGAAGTAACTGACGAAGCATTGGATTCGGTTTTTACGAACCTTTAA